The proteins below come from a single Serratia fonticola genomic window:
- a CDS encoding YtjB family periplasmic protein, whose product MAKAKLKFRLHRTAIILICLALLVLLMQGASYFSLSHQMARSEQVEELAQTLTKQVAFSLTPLMDGDSDIDNQQVERILTQLTDHSRILDASVYQLDGTLIAHSGEQISVRDRLALDGKRAGSYFNHQLVESIQGKDGPLGFIRVTLDTHVLATESKQVDNTTNLLRLMILLALAIGIILARTLLQGRRSRWQQSPYLLTANTPLAEGNTVDDGDDEKPAEQEEMKKD is encoded by the coding sequence ATGGCTAAAGCTAAACTGAAATTCCGCCTGCATCGCACCGCTATTATCCTGATTTGCCTGGCGTTGCTGGTGCTGTTGATGCAAGGTGCCTCCTATTTTAGCCTGAGCCACCAAATGGCGCGATCGGAACAGGTGGAAGAATTGGCACAAACCTTGACCAAACAGGTAGCTTTTAGCCTGACTCCGCTGATGGATGGCGACAGCGACATAGACAATCAGCAGGTTGAGCGCATTCTCACGCAGCTGACCGATCACAGCCGTATTCTGGACGCCAGCGTCTACCAGTTGGACGGCACCCTGATCGCCCATTCCGGCGAGCAGATTAGCGTGCGCGATCGCCTGGCGCTGGATGGCAAACGTGCAGGCAGCTACTTCAACCACCAGCTCGTCGAGTCAATCCAGGGCAAAGATGGCCCGCTGGGCTTTATCCGCGTAACGCTGGATACTCACGTGCTGGCCACCGAATCCAAACAGGTAGATAACACCACCAACCTGCTACGCCTGATGATCCTGCTGGCGCTGGCCATCGGCATTATTCTGGCCCGTACCCTGCTGCAAGGCCGCCGCAGCCGCTGGCAGCAGTCGCCATACCTGCTAACCGCCAACACACCGCTGGCAGAAGGTAACACGGTAGACGATGGTGATGACGAGAAACCGGCAGAGCAGGAAGAGATGAAGAAAGATTAA